One window of Thermoleophilia bacterium genomic DNA carries:
- a CDS encoding glycosyltransferase family 2 protein: MVPTAYIPTLDGRDRLRSALESLRGQTAPCEVVVVDNGSSDGSQAMVKADFPEYMLIELGQNLGFGRALNEAISDAGEGPILLMNNDVVLEPEFVAEILATAEATRAEMVASVLLRADTPGLIDSAGIVADDETLMAFDFLEGQPVAAADQAEAPLGPSGGAALYDRGAFESVGGFDQQIFAYYEDLDLALRMRVAGATCALSSRARGVHARSTTLGSRSPQKYGITGWSRGYLIRRYGVMRSFSGCARTVFFEGFVCAGQLVLERTAAGIRGRLRGWRAARRMETRQLPSAGLARISARTAIRERLHRLL, encoded by the coding sequence ATGGTCCCCACCGCTTACATACCGACGCTCGACGGGCGGGACCGCCTGCGCTCGGCGCTGGAAAGCCTGCGCGGGCAGACTGCCCCCTGCGAAGTCGTGGTGGTCGACAACGGCTCCTCGGACGGCTCCCAGGCGATGGTCAAGGCCGATTTCCCGGAGTACATGTTGATCGAACTCGGTCAGAACCTCGGTTTCGGGCGAGCGCTGAACGAGGCGATCAGCGATGCCGGCGAGGGCCCGATCCTGCTGATGAACAACGACGTGGTACTCGAGCCGGAATTCGTGGCGGAAATCCTCGCGACCGCCGAAGCGACCAGGGCCGAGATGGTGGCGAGCGTCCTGCTCCGGGCTGACACGCCGGGCCTGATCGATTCAGCCGGCATCGTCGCCGACGACGAGACCCTGATGGCCTTCGATTTCCTCGAGGGCCAGCCGGTCGCCGCCGCCGACCAGGCCGAGGCCCCACTCGGCCCGAGTGGCGGCGCGGCACTCTACGACCGGGGCGCCTTCGAGAGCGTCGGCGGATTCGACCAGCAGATCTTCGCCTATTACGAGGACCTGGACCTCGCCCTGAGAATGCGTGTCGCCGGTGCCACCTGTGCCCTCTCGAGCCGGGCACGCGGAGTTCACGCCCGCTCGACCACCCTCGGCTCGCGTTCCCCGCAGAAGTACGGGATCACCGGCTGGAGCCGCGGCTACCTGATCCGGCGGTACGGGGTGATGAGGTCCTTCTCCGGATGCGCCCGCACGGTTTTCTTCGAAGGATTCGTCTGCGCCGGACAACTGGTCCTCGAACGTACGGCGGCCGGGATCCGTGGGCGGCTCCGCGGCTGGCGCGCCGCCCGTCGCATGGAGACCCGTCAGCTGCCGTCCGCAGGACTGGCCAGGATTTCAGCCAGGACTGCCATACGGGAGCGCCTCCACCGGCTGCTCTGA
- a CDS encoding glycosyltransferase has translation MSEDRVVVSYPRVVAGILGALAVLTAALAGDWLESIVRGWMLAGGFGLIAGSLIGTSRRFAIPAILAIILVVFCGLSAVVAVPESAETSSARALTLSKKDLVSSIPGVGFDAVANDEGFQYASMVTGLAGLAAMAAALLAAVMLSAPPARRERRPAQIERIGKILVIFGFIGVAGALLRFLLTQFPVENLFQSFKSFWIGGTYLLLFATFAVPGFALWVQGMIARSAERREYVAPAIGAFLFVALLIPTGQRGFLIALAVMLLAVLIGNRVIGLRMTAFLVIVGVIFIGLTQAARNEISGTNKFTADGFIERVQPDQWRDLYSSQIASFNWTVLIEQNRDEFEIRNSFIDLLAKPIPRSIMPDKSQGFATEFTEQAFPGAAAQNVSFATPLVAEADYDFGPAGAIIILALLGGFVVFCDRRISQRAPPLVEPIVTATIFWVMFELIRGDIANALVFVAGWVLPLVIFSRALGLRGEPPIRKIIIDALQVAPRFSGIGRRVAEIGESLKRDPLPLPIEVRCAKDVVEEMLSVFPEGTTFKAPLRSSRPRVLRILYQQLIAPFFMSASTLLVCPGDQAPFWGRAQLLFVIHDVRRIVAPETAQVGLEAAYYKKVMTIGARRASHILTISEFSKSELTENLRPGCPVSIVSERPAGIEPVPFETIESSEPAFLLVGALRSYKGIETVIDAIGPQRSQGVAAKVNCVGDAEGDSGYAEEVKKLAADPGIDGRFVMTGWISDEELRDLYGRSIGTISASSYEGYGLSVSESLAAGLPTVASDIPPHREIGGDAALYFTPGDADALARLIDAVVSDPGRRNELARAARQRHEELRRADRPWSAAIREALDSITEPEPAGSEQPVEALPYGSPG, from the coding sequence ATGAGTGAAGATCGTGTCGTCGTCAGCTACCCGCGTGTCGTCGCGGGAATCCTCGGCGCCCTCGCGGTGCTCACGGCGGCGCTCGCCGGTGACTGGCTGGAGTCAATCGTTCGCGGATGGATGCTGGCTGGTGGATTCGGCCTGATCGCCGGCTCGCTGATCGGCACGAGCCGGCGATTCGCGATCCCGGCCATCCTGGCGATCATCCTGGTCGTCTTCTGCGGGTTGTCCGCCGTCGTCGCGGTGCCGGAGTCGGCCGAGACGTCGAGCGCCCGGGCCTTGACCCTCAGCAAGAAGGACCTCGTTTCGTCGATCCCGGGGGTGGGATTCGACGCCGTGGCCAACGACGAAGGATTCCAGTACGCGTCGATGGTCACCGGTCTCGCCGGCCTGGCCGCGATGGCGGCGGCTCTGCTTGCGGCGGTGATGCTGAGCGCCCCGCCGGCGAGGAGGGAGCGGAGACCGGCCCAGATTGAACGGATCGGCAAGATCCTGGTGATCTTCGGGTTCATCGGCGTCGCCGGGGCCCTGCTCAGATTCCTTCTGACCCAGTTCCCCGTCGAAAACCTGTTCCAGAGCTTCAAGTCGTTCTGGATCGGCGGCACCTACCTGCTGTTGTTCGCGACCTTCGCCGTGCCCGGCTTCGCCCTGTGGGTGCAGGGGATGATCGCGAGATCCGCTGAGCGGCGCGAATACGTAGCACCGGCGATCGGGGCCTTCCTGTTCGTGGCGCTGCTGATCCCGACCGGTCAGCGTGGCTTCCTGATCGCCTTGGCGGTTATGCTGCTCGCCGTCCTGATCGGCAATCGGGTGATCGGACTGCGGATGACCGCGTTCCTGGTGATCGTGGGCGTCATCTTCATCGGCCTGACCCAGGCGGCTCGCAACGAGATCAGTGGCACCAACAAGTTCACCGCCGACGGGTTCATCGAAAGGGTCCAGCCCGATCAGTGGCGCGACCTCTATTCGAGCCAGATCGCGAGTTTCAACTGGACCGTCCTGATCGAGCAGAATCGCGACGAGTTCGAGATCAGGAATTCGTTCATTGACCTGCTCGCGAAACCCATACCGAGATCGATAATGCCGGACAAGAGCCAGGGCTTCGCTACGGAATTCACCGAGCAGGCGTTCCCCGGCGCCGCCGCCCAGAACGTCTCGTTCGCGACGCCGCTCGTTGCCGAGGCGGACTACGATTTCGGTCCGGCCGGGGCCATCATCATCCTCGCCCTGCTTGGAGGGTTCGTGGTGTTCTGCGACCGGAGAATCTCGCAACGGGCGCCGCCCCTGGTCGAGCCGATCGTGACCGCAACCATTTTCTGGGTCATGTTCGAGTTGATCCGTGGCGACATCGCGAATGCGCTGGTGTTCGTGGCCGGCTGGGTCCTGCCGCTGGTCATCTTCTCGCGGGCCCTCGGGCTGCGCGGCGAACCACCGATCAGGAAGATCATCATCGATGCGCTCCAGGTGGCCCCCCGGTTCTCCGGGATCGGCCGAAGGGTGGCCGAGATCGGCGAGAGCCTGAAGCGGGACCCGCTTCCGCTGCCGATCGAGGTCCGGTGTGCCAAAGACGTCGTCGAGGAAATGCTCTCGGTCTTCCCCGAGGGCACCACGTTCAAGGCGCCGCTGCGGTCCAGCCGGCCTCGCGTGCTGCGCATCCTCTACCAGCAGCTGATCGCACCATTCTTCATGAGTGCGTCGACCCTCCTGGTCTGCCCCGGGGACCAGGCGCCGTTCTGGGGCCGCGCACAGCTGCTCTTCGTGATTCACGATGTCCGGCGTATCGTCGCCCCCGAAACGGCCCAGGTGGGTCTCGAGGCGGCTTACTACAAGAAGGTGATGACGATCGGAGCCCGGCGGGCCAGCCACATCCTCACCATCTCCGAGTTCTCGAAGTCGGAACTCACCGAGAACCTGCGACCCGGCTGCCCGGTGTCGATCGTCTCCGAACGGCCGGCCGGAATCGAACCGGTACCTTTCGAGACCATCGAAAGCAGCGAGCCCGCCTTCCTACTGGTCGGTGCGCTGCGCAGCTACAAGGGAATCGAAACCGTGATCGACGCGATCGGGCCGCAGCGATCCCAAGGCGTTGCGGCGAAGGTCAACTGCGTCGGTGATGCCGAAGGCGACTCCGGTTACGCCGAAGAAGTGAAGAAGCTGGCCGCGGATCCCGGCATCGACGGCAGGTTCGTGATGACCGGCTGGATATCGGACGAAGAACTGCGTGACCTCTACGGCCGGAGCATCGGCACGATCAGCGCCTCGAGCTACGAGGGGTACGGCCTCTCGGTCTCCGAGTCGCTCGCGGCCGGCCTGCCGACGGTCGCCAGTGATATCCCGCCTCATCGGGAGATCGGCGGGGATGCGGCCCTCTACTTCACTCCGGGTGACGCCGACGCACTGGCGCGTCTGATCGATGCAGTGGTCTCCGATCCCGGCCGCCGCAATGAACTGGCCCGGGCGGCCAGGCAGCGGCACGAGGAACTCCGGCGGGCGGATCGGCCCTGGTCAGCGGCGATCCGCGAGGCGCTCGATTCGATCACCGAACCCGAGCCGGCCGGGTCAGAGCAGCCGGTGGAGGCGCTCCCGTATGGCAGTCCTGGCTGA